Proteins from a genomic interval of Microscilla marina ATCC 23134:
- a CDS encoding MFS transporter codes for MKSLRNFLIGMTMVAVVSDYLLHPFYPQFFEARFGVTNPKMVGYYFAAICFMVMLAFPFWAYVSKRVAELRILVYTQLVAGILALYCFYTTSLQVFWIASLTMVCFKGSYLLVYPFILRIIKPEAHTRTIGILSVVVHLGGILGAVIGGLVVDLVNPAYIFLVMAAGDFIQMGMSIYLLKSPRFNIELPTPDGDDDTPKNSNSLVPKGFVLKIGLITLVLYFGDFIIRPFFARYWEAISGTGSQLVSGFMYAIPGFVAVFALWWSRKHASDQGNDYQRIAIALVLGMAGLFLQVTPWVPVVVIGRILYGWAIFQGMVRFDALLFQLSNPESYAVDYSKIHFFQNLGVLLASFSVGIVVDTQGLQMPFWIALAGFGVSLVAFVLFFIYRPQSTVHSIHRGKL; via the coding sequence ATGAAAAGTTTAAGAAATTTTCTCATAGGGATGACTATGGTAGCAGTGGTGAGCGATTATCTACTGCACCCATTTTACCCTCAGTTTTTTGAGGCAAGGTTTGGGGTCACCAACCCCAAGATGGTAGGCTACTATTTTGCTGCCATCTGCTTTATGGTCATGTTGGCTTTTCCGTTTTGGGCATATGTGTCTAAGCGGGTAGCCGAGTTGCGCATATTGGTATACACCCAATTGGTGGCAGGCATACTTGCCTTGTATTGTTTTTACACCACCTCATTGCAGGTGTTTTGGATTGCCTCGCTCACCATGGTTTGCTTCAAGGGCAGTTATTTGCTGGTATACCCTTTTATTTTGCGTATTATCAAACCCGAAGCCCACACCCGGACCATCGGCATTTTGTCGGTAGTAGTGCACTTGGGGGGTATTTTGGGGGCAGTCATAGGTGGGCTGGTAGTAGACCTGGTCAACCCTGCTTATATATTTTTGGTAATGGCTGCGGGCGATTTTATTCAAATGGGGATGAGCATCTATTTGCTCAAAAGCCCTCGCTTTAACATAGAGCTGCCCACTCCTGATGGTGACGACGATACGCCAAAAAACAGCAACTCATTGGTACCCAAAGGATTTGTACTCAAAATTGGGCTCATTACTTTGGTGTTGTACTTTGGCGACTTTATCATTCGTCCCTTTTTTGCCCGTTACTGGGAAGCCATATCAGGCACTGGCAGCCAATTGGTTTCAGGGTTTATGTATGCTATTCCAGGCTTTGTGGCAGTGTTTGCCCTATGGTGGAGCCGCAAGCACGCAAGTGACCAAGGCAATGATTACCAGCGCATTGCAATAGCTTTAGTGTTGGGCATGGCAGGTCTCTTTTTGCAAGTAACCCCTTGGGTGCCTGTAGTAGTGATAGGTCGTATACTGTATGGTTGGGCTATTTTTCAGGGAATGGTACGTTTTGATGCCTTATTGTTCCAGTTGAGCAACCCCGAATCTTATGCTGTAGACTATAGCAAAATCCACTTTTTTCAAAACCTGGGTGTATTACTCGCTTCGTTTTCGGTGGGTATTGTGGTAGATACGCAAGGGCTGCAAATGCCATTTTGGATAGCTTTGGCTGGTTTTGGCGTGTCGTTAGTAGCTTTTGTGCTATTTTTCATTTACAGACCACAGTCAACAGTTCATAGCATTCACAGGGGAAAGCTTTAA
- a CDS encoding GNAT family N-acetyltransferase, whose translation MKQKILYKKTVEGFGTIGFRKLDIEQDIERLHQWVNLEYAVFWGLQNSSVATVKAEYEQLLARENYEVLVGEYNGDMAFLLERYAPQTDEIGKHYQVRPGDCGIHILMAPPNRPKANFTWHVFRAITDFVFDDAAVQRILVEPDIRNKKMFAICERIGFVLDAIVSLPHKTAQLAFYTKQNYLKNKNLREVIKRSAMNNINNTVSPQQAIAHINPSIWAKANRLLVRKAITEFAHERLITPKIISPGVLEDGCMWHLYSLASDAEEVYYTFKAQPLALNHLLIDADSVEKYRNDAPEALDALWFIKEFREQLGIIPEQMPVYLEEITSTLYGSAYKHIKNNPVSKELAVADFQTIEQSMMEGHPGFVANNGRIGFDSGDYRAYAPEAGNSFALLWLAGHKDRAVYAGTADLPYNTLIAHELDEATLTSFNQTIEHQGFDPADYVFIPIHPWQWFNKLANIFSPEIATGKLICLGYGPDQYMAQQSVRTLFNVTNPHKFYTKSSLSILNMGFMRGLPLYYLGTAPEMAVWLEDLLMKDSYIKETGFEMLGEIASVSYVNPYYEELGPHNDYNKMLASLWRESPMSKINERQRLTTMAALLHIDQEDNALVPELIKASGLSTDDWLRAYLKAYLSPLLHCFYQYDLVFMPHGENLILVLEDHVPVKALMKDITEEAVILNPDFELPENLKRMYAPVAEDVKLLSIFIDVFDGFFRYLSTILVAHAQFSEKRFWELVAENIHDYQQRFPELKEKFAQYDLFAPEFKLSCLNRLQLNNHKQMIDLDDPTILLQFIGTLENPVAEFTLANSQESVVGSR comes from the coding sequence ATGAAACAAAAAATATTATATAAAAAAACGGTGGAAGGCTTCGGAACGATTGGGTTTAGAAAACTGGACATTGAGCAAGACATCGAACGCCTGCACCAATGGGTAAACCTGGAGTATGCAGTGTTTTGGGGCTTGCAAAATTCTTCCGTGGCAACGGTAAAAGCTGAATATGAGCAATTACTGGCACGTGAAAACTACGAGGTATTGGTAGGAGAGTACAATGGTGACATGGCTTTTTTGCTGGAACGTTACGCCCCCCAAACCGATGAAATAGGCAAACATTACCAGGTACGCCCTGGCGATTGTGGTATTCATATTTTGATGGCTCCGCCCAATCGCCCCAAGGCAAACTTTACCTGGCATGTGTTTCGGGCAATTACCGATTTTGTGTTTGATGATGCTGCTGTGCAGCGCATTTTGGTAGAACCTGACATCAGGAACAAAAAAATGTTTGCGATTTGCGAACGCATCGGTTTTGTGCTGGATGCCATCGTGAGTTTGCCCCACAAAACCGCCCAATTGGCTTTTTATACCAAACAAAATTATTTGAAAAACAAAAATCTGCGCGAAGTTATCAAAAGAAGTGCTATGAATAATATCAACAATACTGTATCGCCTCAACAGGCAATTGCCCACATCAACCCCAGTATTTGGGCAAAAGCAAACCGTTTATTGGTACGCAAGGCAATCACCGAGTTTGCCCACGAACGTTTGATTACCCCTAAAATAATAAGCCCCGGTGTGTTAGAAGATGGGTGTATGTGGCATTTGTATTCGCTGGCAAGCGATGCCGAAGAAGTATACTATACTTTTAAAGCGCAACCGTTGGCGCTCAATCATTTGTTGATAGATGCTGATTCGGTTGAAAAATACCGCAACGATGCGCCCGAAGCCCTGGATGCCCTATGGTTTATCAAAGAGTTTAGGGAGCAATTGGGTATTATACCTGAGCAAATGCCGGTATACCTCGAAGAAATCACCAGTACTTTGTATGGCAGTGCCTACAAACACATCAAAAATAACCCCGTGTCTAAAGAGCTTGCCGTGGCTGATTTTCAGACTATAGAGCAGTCTATGATGGAAGGACACCCTGGCTTTGTGGCAAACAACGGACGCATTGGGTTTGATAGTGGCGACTACCGAGCCTATGCACCCGAAGCGGGCAATTCGTTTGCTTTGTTGTGGTTGGCGGGGCACAAAGACCGCGCAGTGTATGCAGGTACTGCCGATTTACCCTACAACACCCTCATTGCCCACGAACTGGACGAGGCAACCCTCACTTCGTTTAATCAAACCATAGAGCATCAAGGCTTTGATCCGGCAGACTATGTGTTTATTCCTATCCATCCGTGGCAATGGTTTAACAAATTAGCGAATATTTTCTCCCCCGAAATAGCCACCGGAAAGTTGATTTGTTTGGGCTATGGTCCCGACCAATACATGGCACAACAGTCGGTACGCACGCTGTTTAATGTGACCAATCCGCATAAATTTTACACCAAGTCGTCGCTTTCTATCCTCAACATGGGTTTTATGCGTGGTTTGCCTTTGTATTACCTGGGCACCGCTCCAGAGATGGCAGTTTGGTTAGAAGACTTGTTGATGAAAGACAGCTACATCAAAGAAACTGGTTTTGAGATGTTGGGCGAAATTGCTTCGGTAAGCTACGTCAATCCTTATTATGAAGAGCTAGGCCCTCATAATGATTACAACAAAATGTTGGCGTCGCTGTGGCGAGAAAGCCCTATGAGTAAAATCAACGAACGCCAGCGCCTGACCACTATGGCGGCTTTGTTACACATAGACCAAGAAGACAATGCTTTGGTGCCAGAGCTGATCAAGGCTTCGGGCTTAAGCACTGATGATTGGTTGCGGGCTTACCTAAAGGCATACCTTAGTCCTTTGTTGCATTGTTTTTATCAGTACGATTTGGTGTTTATGCCACACGGCGAAAACCTAATTTTGGTATTGGAAGACCACGTGCCCGTAAAGGCGCTGATGAAAGACATTACCGAAGAAGCGGTGATTTTGAACCCCGATTTTGAGCTGCCCGAAAACCTCAAACGCATGTATGCACCAGTGGCAGAAGATGTAAAACTGTTGTCGATATTTATAGATGTGTTTGACGGTTTCTTTAGGTATTTGTCTACCATTTTGGTGGCGCACGCCCAGTTCTCAGAGAAGCGTTTTTGGGAGTTGGTAGCAGAAAATATCCACGATTATCAGCAACGTTTTCCTGAGTTGAAAGAGAAGTTTGCTCAATACGATTTGTTTGCTCCGGAATTTAAACTCTCTTGCCTCAATCGTTTGCAGCTCAACAACCACAAGCAAATGATTGACTTAGATGATCCTACTATACTGTTGCAGTTTATAGGCACGCTTGAGAACCCAGTGGCAGAGTTTACCTTAGCCAATAGTCAGGAGTCGGTAGTTGGTAGTCGGTAG
- a CDS encoding GNAT family N-acetyltransferase: MSVNYIEQPNTEVVFSRDIPSLGRFDLRPFSLEKDTAFLHEWVNQPYAQYWGMLNSSVQEVHEAYRDLLATPGYEIYVAFWQGKPVFMTECYDPTHDLLANYYEVQPGDRGMHVLVAPPDQKIKGFTWAVFTTVMDFLFANEGVKRVVVEPDLRNDKIHALNKRAGFVYNKVLTLPHKTAHLAFCTHAQYTAARKALRISEKKAAIDHLAPLPWEEVNRALVGKALSEFAHELLLKPTKAEGNANQYVVHADDPQIRYEFVAQRFALDHWHIAHESICKYQGEEVASLDLLHFIAEFQEQLEIPEEFRATYLEEIGGTLYAAAYKWRNERFDAKALVKADFQEVEHAMREGHPCFLANNGKMGLSPQDFERYTPEADVPFRLVWLAGHKDYAQYTGIEGLPYEQLLEQELGTAQVAHFHQQLTNVGLSPDDYVLMPVHPWQWANKLVYLYAADIAQRRLVCVGESTDLYSAQQSVRTLFNASDPEKHYTKTSMGITNMGFMRGLSPYYMQSTPAITDWVRGLLGSDAFLQQCGFEMLDEVATVGYRHKHFEALGRAYPQNKMLAALWRQSPAQKMEAHQKVMTMAALLHVDTHGQALLPLLIQDAGVTVEAWLKAYLKCYFTPLLHCFFEHGLVFMPHGENLLLVLEDNVPVKALMKDITEEVLLYDNTHDLPERVQRLYTEASDEMQILSLFTDVFDCFFRFLSVILHTQANYQEEEFWQTVHNCIRDYQRAHPEHAAKYERYDLFVPEFKRCCLNRLQLGNHKQMLNLADPINSLKLVSVLKNPVSFKQ; this comes from the coding sequence ATGTCTGTCAATTATATAGAACAACCAAACACCGAAGTAGTATTCTCCAGAGACATACCATCACTGGGACGCTTCGATTTGCGTCCCTTTTCGCTGGAAAAAGATACGGCTTTTTTGCACGAATGGGTCAATCAACCCTATGCGCAATACTGGGGCATGCTCAATAGCAGCGTGCAAGAAGTGCACGAGGCTTACCGCGATTTGCTTGCTACGCCCGGTTACGAAATTTACGTGGCGTTTTGGCAGGGCAAGCCTGTTTTTATGACGGAATGTTATGACCCTACCCACGACTTGCTGGCAAACTACTATGAGGTACAGCCAGGCGACCGGGGCATGCACGTATTGGTGGCGCCGCCCGATCAAAAAATCAAAGGTTTTACCTGGGCAGTATTTACTACCGTTATGGATTTTTTGTTTGCCAATGAGGGAGTAAAAAGGGTAGTGGTAGAGCCCGATTTGCGCAATGACAAAATACACGCACTGAACAAACGAGCAGGTTTTGTATACAACAAAGTGTTGACATTGCCTCATAAAACGGCGCACCTGGCTTTTTGTACCCATGCTCAGTATACCGCCGCTCGCAAAGCTTTGCGCATAAGCGAAAAAAAGGCGGCGATAGATCATTTGGCACCACTTCCGTGGGAAGAGGTAAACCGTGCTTTGGTGGGCAAGGCGTTGAGCGAATTTGCGCATGAGTTATTGCTAAAACCTACCAAGGCAGAGGGCAACGCCAACCAATATGTGGTACATGCCGATGACCCTCAGATCCGTTATGAGTTTGTGGCTCAAAGGTTTGCGCTCGACCACTGGCACATTGCCCACGAAAGCATTTGTAAATACCAAGGCGAAGAGGTAGCCTCTTTGGATTTGTTACATTTTATTGCTGAGTTTCAAGAACAGCTTGAAATACCCGAAGAGTTTCGGGCTACTTATTTAGAAGAAATAGGAGGGACTTTGTATGCGGCGGCTTATAAGTGGCGCAATGAGCGTTTCGACGCCAAGGCATTGGTAAAGGCTGATTTTCAGGAGGTAGAGCACGCCATGCGCGAAGGACACCCTTGTTTTTTGGCAAACAATGGCAAGATGGGGCTCAGCCCCCAAGACTTTGAGCGCTATACCCCCGAAGCCGATGTTCCTTTTAGGTTGGTGTGGCTTGCCGGGCACAAAGACTACGCCCAGTATACTGGCATAGAGGGATTACCTTATGAGCAATTGTTAGAGCAAGAGTTGGGCACGGCGCAGGTAGCGCACTTTCATCAACAATTGACCAACGTGGGGCTTTCGCCCGATGACTATGTGCTCATGCCAGTGCACCCCTGGCAGTGGGCAAACAAGTTGGTGTATTTGTATGCTGCCGATATTGCTCAGCGTCGCCTTGTGTGTGTGGGCGAGAGCACCGATTTGTATTCGGCACAGCAATCGGTCCGAACGCTTTTTAACGCCAGCGACCCCGAAAAGCACTACACCAAAACCTCGATGGGCATTACCAATATGGGTTTTATGCGGGGGTTGTCGCCTTATTATATGCAAAGCACGCCTGCCATTACCGATTGGGTAAGGGGCTTGTTGGGCAGTGATGCCTTTTTGCAACAATGCGGGTTTGAGATGCTCGACGAGGTGGCTACAGTAGGCTATCGTCACAAGCACTTCGAGGCATTGGGCAGGGCGTATCCACAAAACAAAATGTTGGCGGCGCTCTGGCGACAAAGCCCGGCGCAAAAAATGGAAGCGCACCAAAAGGTAATGACGATGGCGGCTTTGCTGCATGTAGATACTCACGGGCAAGCATTGTTGCCACTATTGATCCAAGACGCAGGGGTAACAGTAGAGGCGTGGCTCAAAGCATACCTTAAGTGTTATTTTACGCCCTTGTTGCATTGCTTTTTTGAGCATGGGTTGGTGTTTATGCCGCACGGCGAAAACTTGTTGTTGGTGTTAGAAGACAATGTACCTGTAAAGGCGTTGATGAAAGACATTACCGAAGAGGTGCTATTGTACGACAACACACACGATTTGCCCGAAAGGGTACAAAGGCTGTACACGGAAGCCAGCGACGAAATGCAAATCTTGTCTTTGTTTACCGATGTGTTTGACTGCTTCTTTAGGTTTTTGAGTGTTATTTTACACACCCAGGCAAATTATCAAGAAGAAGAGTTTTGGCAAACAGTACACAATTGTATACGCGACTACCAGCGTGCCCATCCTGAGCACGCCGCCAAGTACGAACGTTACGACTTGTTTGTGCCTGAGTTTAAGCGTTGTTGTCTTAACCGTTTGCAGTTGGGCAACCACAAGCAAATGCTCAACCTTGCCGACCCGATCAATAGCCTGAAGCTCGTGTCAGTGCTTAAAAACCCGGTGTCGTTCAAGCAGTAG
- a CDS encoding heparan-alpha-glucosaminide N-acetyltransferase domain-containing protein, with protein sequence MNKRIQAIDLARGASTSMLVVIHTLWMYGDQHTQASTLLGSIVHLMGKGTGMFLITMGFSFTFSRNQSLKLSFRRGLILLAAGYGMNFMKFIVPTVAGVIPDNFIKAYGWTPPATFENMLYMLSTGDILQLAGLSLFLMGVVNHFSKNKYVPLILAIIVAAIAPFVRGTRVGIQGVDYVLDLLWGVHYNVYFTLFPWVAFILAGIFFGRLYQDVGRDIGLTFKRMWQYGLVFLVVGGALCLYDFKYHFADFFHLGFGGTLYLIGFSLLLTWFAHWLSTVVKPNKVFDFFLYLSPRVTSFYIIQWVMVCWGMCIVGFQRFNASEVLLTMPLMMLLCLGVQWLWDRVKAAKKGKPKTPKKQEKELVTA encoded by the coding sequence ATGAACAAAAGAATACAAGCAATCGATTTGGCCAGAGGAGCAAGTACCTCTATGCTGGTGGTGATTCATACACTATGGATGTATGGCGACCAGCACACTCAAGCCAGTACTTTATTGGGGTCAATTGTCCACCTAATGGGCAAGGGCACCGGCATGTTCCTCATTACTATGGGGTTTTCGTTTACCTTTTCACGCAACCAAAGTCTGAAACTTTCGTTTCGTCGAGGGCTTATTTTGCTGGCTGCCGGTTATGGTATGAACTTTATGAAATTTATAGTGCCTACTGTTGCAGGGGTGATACCCGATAACTTTATCAAAGCCTATGGTTGGACACCACCCGCTACTTTTGAGAACATGTTGTACATGTTGTCTACCGGAGATATTTTACAACTTGCCGGACTGTCGTTGTTTTTGATGGGAGTAGTCAACCACTTCTCTAAAAATAAGTATGTACCCTTGATACTCGCCATTATTGTAGCGGCTATTGCCCCGTTTGTACGAGGCACCAGGGTAGGAATACAAGGGGTAGATTATGTGTTAGATTTGTTGTGGGGTGTACATTACAATGTATATTTTACTTTGTTCCCGTGGGTGGCTTTCATTCTTGCTGGAATATTTTTTGGCAGGCTTTACCAGGATGTTGGGCGAGACATTGGACTTACATTCAAGCGAATGTGGCAATATGGGTTGGTGTTTTTGGTAGTTGGAGGTGCACTGTGTCTCTATGATTTTAAGTACCACTTTGCCGATTTCTTCCACTTAGGTTTTGGGGGCACGCTTTACCTTATCGGATTTAGCCTTTTACTTACCTGGTTTGCGCACTGGTTGTCAACTGTAGTAAAGCCCAACAAAGTGTTTGATTTTTTCTTATATCTGAGCCCCAGGGTTACTTCATTCTATATTATCCAATGGGTGATGGTATGCTGGGGAATGTGCATCGTGGGTTTTCAGCGGTTCAATGCCAGCGAAGTATTGCTTACGATGCCTCTCATGATGCTCCTTTGTTTGGGGGTACAGTGGTTGTGGGATCGGGTGAAAGCTGCCAAAAAAGGTAAACCAAAAACACCTAAAAAACAGGAAAAAGAATTGGTAACCGCTTAA
- a CDS encoding bifunctional alpha/beta hydrolase/OsmC family protein, which produces MKTFKVNFDNAQGDTLDARLELPADQHPHNYVLFAHCFTCGKNLVAIKNISRSLTRDGFAVLRFDFTGLGESEGEFADTNFSSNIEDLIQAAKFLEQNYQAPTVLVGHSLGGAAVLAAKQNITSVKAIATIGAPYHPAHVTHLFQNSQEEIEATGAAEVSIGGRPFKIKKQFLDDVTELSTNHQLIHHLNAALMVIHAPEDKTVELDNATQIYKAAQHPRNFVALDGADHLMSRKEDSLYVGDVIATWAKRYVDMPTQTRLSSDAQTVARTGEEGYTTDIITGNHRLTADEPASVGGNDFGPTPYDLLNAALGACTGMTLRMYADRKKWDLQGVKVHIEHNKVHAQECADCETEKGKVDEFVRTIELEGNLDDDQRKRLMEIADKCPVHRTLHNEVKVRTSLKG; this is translated from the coding sequence ATGAAGACCTTTAAAGTAAACTTTGACAATGCCCAAGGCGACACATTAGATGCCCGACTGGAGCTACCTGCCGATCAACACCCCCATAACTATGTGTTGTTTGCCCACTGTTTTACTTGTGGTAAAAACCTGGTAGCCATTAAAAACATCAGTCGTTCGCTTACCCGCGATGGCTTTGCTGTGCTTCGGTTTGACTTTACCGGGCTAGGCGAAAGTGAAGGAGAGTTTGCTGATACTAATTTTTCGTCTAATATAGAAGACCTTATCCAGGCAGCTAAATTTCTGGAGCAAAACTATCAGGCGCCTACCGTGCTTGTGGGACACTCGCTGGGCGGGGCTGCTGTACTAGCCGCTAAACAAAATATTACAAGTGTGAAAGCAATTGCTACTATAGGGGCACCTTACCACCCTGCCCATGTCACACATTTGTTTCAAAACAGCCAGGAAGAAATAGAAGCTACTGGTGCTGCTGAAGTAAGCATTGGGGGCAGGCCCTTTAAAATTAAAAAACAATTTCTTGATGATGTCACTGAGTTAAGCACCAATCACCAACTTATTCATCATCTCAACGCGGCATTGATGGTGATACACGCACCCGAAGACAAAACCGTGGAATTAGACAATGCCACTCAAATTTATAAAGCTGCCCAACACCCTCGTAACTTTGTAGCACTGGATGGTGCTGACCACCTCATGAGCCGCAAAGAAGACTCATTATATGTAGGAGATGTGATTGCTACCTGGGCAAAACGCTATGTTGACATGCCTACCCAAACCCGCCTTTCCAGTGATGCCCAAACAGTAGCACGTACTGGAGAAGAGGGGTACACTACCGACATTATCACGGGCAACCACCGCCTTACTGCCGACGAACCTGCATCGGTAGGTGGCAACGATTTTGGTCCCACACCTTACGACTTGCTCAATGCAGCACTGGGGGCTTGTACTGGTATGACTCTGCGGATGTATGCCGACCGTAAAAAGTGGGATTTGCAGGGGGTAAAGGTACACATTGAACATAACAAAGTGCACGCTCAGGAATGCGCCGATTGCGAAACCGAAAAAGGCAAAGTAGATGAGTTTGTACGCACTATAGAGCTGGAAGGCAACCTGGATGATGACCAACGCAAACGCCTAATGGAGATTGCAGATAAGTGCCCGGTACATCGGACTTTGCACAATGAGGTAAAGGTGAGAACTAGTTTAAAGGGCTAG
- a CDS encoding SDR family oxidoreductase, which yields MNFKGKTVFITGASRGIGKAIGLRLAREGANIVIAAKTAEPHPKLEGTIFTAATEMEQAGGKALPVVVDVRDETSVKAAVAKAVETFGGIDICVNNASAIQLTGTLMTQMKRFDLMHQVNTRGTFMVSQACIPHLRKAENPHVLNLSPPLTMDTKWFAPHVAYTMAKYGMSMCVLGMAGEFKGKIAFNALWPRTTIATAAVGNMPGGDQLVKKSRKPEIMADAAYHILSKDYRKCTGNFFIDDDVLATEGITELDHYAVEPGAELAPDFFL from the coding sequence ATGAATTTTAAAGGAAAAACTGTTTTTATTACAGGAGCCAGCCGAGGCATTGGCAAAGCTATAGGCTTACGTCTCGCCCGCGAAGGTGCCAACATTGTAATAGCTGCTAAAACCGCCGAACCTCACCCCAAGCTAGAAGGGACTATTTTTACCGCTGCCACCGAAATGGAACAAGCAGGAGGCAAAGCTTTGCCAGTAGTAGTAGATGTGCGTGATGAAACATCGGTAAAAGCAGCCGTAGCCAAGGCTGTAGAAACTTTTGGGGGCATAGACATTTGTGTAAACAATGCCAGCGCCATTCAACTTACAGGCACCCTCATGACCCAAATGAAGCGTTTTGACCTGATGCATCAGGTAAACACACGGGGTACATTTATGGTATCACAAGCCTGTATTCCTCATTTACGCAAAGCCGAAAATCCTCACGTGCTCAACTTATCGCCCCCGCTTACCATGGACACCAAGTGGTTTGCTCCTCATGTGGCATATACAATGGCAAAGTATGGAATGAGTATGTGTGTGTTGGGGATGGCAGGGGAGTTTAAAGGTAAAATTGCTTTCAATGCCTTGTGGCCACGCACTACTATAGCCACGGCTGCGGTGGGCAATATGCCGGGTGGTGACCAACTAGTAAAGAAATCGCGCAAGCCTGAGATTATGGCAGATGCAGCTTACCATATTCTGAGCAAAGACTATCGCAAGTGTACAGGTAATTTTTTTATAGATGACGATGTGTTGGCTACTGAAGGTATTACCGAGCTAGACCATTATGCTGTAGAACCAGGAGCAGAGTTAGCGCCCGATTTTTTCTTATAG